A DNA window from Chloroflexota bacterium contains the following coding sequences:
- the xth gene encoding exodeoxyribonuclease III: MKLATWNINSIRPRMPVLTDWLLRRQPDVLGVQETKVADELFPAQALADIGYSSVFVGGKSYNGVALISKVPASDVRIEYPLADNPEPRLISAVFDGVRVYCAYFPNGRDPESPHFQTKIAWINALGALIFADSALEGGPGPIALLGDFNVAPEPRDVYDPVALEGHILYHPDERAALERLRARGFVDAFRCCRDEAGLYSWWDYRQGSFRRNLGLRIDHVWTTPDLAKRAVSAFIDTDERGKPSPSDHAPVVLELGV, encoded by the coding sequence GTGAAGCTCGCCACCTGGAATATCAACTCCATCCGTCCACGAATGCCGGTCCTGACGGACTGGCTCCTCCGCCGGCAGCCCGACGTGCTCGGCGTCCAGGAGACCAAGGTCGCCGACGAACTCTTTCCCGCGCAGGCGCTGGCCGACATCGGCTACTCGTCGGTCTTCGTCGGCGGGAAGAGCTACAACGGCGTCGCCCTGATCTCGAAGGTTCCCGCCAGCGACGTGCGGATCGAATACCCGCTCGCCGACAATCCGGAGCCGCGCTTGATCAGCGCGGTGTTCGACGGAGTCCGCGTCTATTGCGCATATTTTCCCAACGGGCGCGATCCCGAGAGCCCGCACTTCCAGACAAAGATCGCGTGGATCAATGCGCTCGGCGCGCTGATCTTCGCGGACAGCGCCCTCGAGGGCGGACCTGGGCCGATTGCGCTGCTGGGAGATTTCAATGTGGCTCCCGAACCACGCGACGTGTACGACCCGGTCGCCCTGGAAGGCCACATCCTGTACCACCCCGACGAGCGCGCCGCGCTCGAGCGCCTGCGCGCGCGAGGATTCGTCGACGCGTTCCGCTGCTGTCGCGATGAAGCGGGACTGTATAGCTGGTGGGATTACCGGCAGGGCTCGTTCCGTCGGAATCTGGGCCTGCGCATTGATCACGTCTGGACGACGCCCGATCTCGCCAAGCGCGCGGTGAGCGCCTTTATCGACACCGACGAGCGCGGGAAGCCGTCGCCATCCGACCACGCTCCGGTTGTGCTCGAGCTTGGCGTTTAG